Proteins from one Candida orthopsilosis Co 90-125, chromosome 2 draft sequence genomic window:
- a CDS encoding Ecm17 enzyme of sulfur amino acid biosynthesis: MMSLSKEESIARTVDLVDGVSFVTQPAKSVESPYAKLVYNANILINSNDPYAIVENFLLDRDNQRNDKREDGIEEPDLDTVTVITDSETLLRNLPFLSASSFKNNKVVNHVEINNKDFTVVTSLKDLNFPILISQTPRETYQFANLAYNLSENLNTSVFHFYVSESSYKSNETIKTSEGVFLKSLQQLSFDKVLAEFDIHPFEVVNKIQKQKDAILYLGQLDDALLEAASKAGVLVINIKVYQPFSVSRLLKLVPAQIETLTLVQQAHSSFSQFSPLLLDFFAAYSEHQTLKNFTKIVSAAFGPVVDYTNAFTKVVSNVHSNKPYQNLFYGELERSNGSNKRHQEYEKAVSEAHNLEQAYLKILQQVNDTNLKILNEYQADNIGLETNPEYGFGSFLYNEEQQENLVRLVQVALKENKFRTKDNNKLIDLLSQWLVQIQENGEVENRIPLEAINLLKTDDSSTSSRELLALSSYFTTNSNWLIGSDAWSYDLGSSGVHSVITSGKNINMLIIDSEPYKEKSSDKTVNGFRKKDVGLYAMNHGDCYVASVAVYSSYTQVLQAFIEAEKFNGPSIILAYLPYHKESDDTLAVLQETKKAVDTGYWPLYRFDPNAAKETDVFKLDSSNLRKQLQDFLDKENKLTLLAAKDPLLSRNLTANANTEAKLKQAKIADESYAMLLQGLSGPPLTIAFASDGGNAEGLAKKINRQALGRGLKASVLAMDEISMEDLPNETNIVFVTSTSGQGEFPGNGKQFWDGLKNSNDLDLSGVRFSVFGLGDSEYWPRKEDKHYYNKPGKDLHAKLKLYGGVELAEIGLGDDQDADGFSTGFNEWIPKIWAALGVDNVEGVEEPKPITNEDMKLGSDYLRGTIAEGLQDESTGSICAVDQQLTKFHGIYMQDDRDVRDERKAQGLEPAYAFMVRVRLPGGIANPKQYLKMDELADERGNGTLKLTTRATFQLHGVVKHDLKPAIRGMNAALMDTLAACGDVNRNVMVSALPDNAKVHGQVSATGTLISNHLLPNTTAYHEIWLEGEMPSDKSGDREAWENRKEGPTKKKTLVAGNVLADVEPLYGVTYLPRKFKIVITVPPYNDVDVYAHDIGLIAIVEDDIVTGYNVLVGGGMGTTHNNKKTYPRTGSMFGYIPRDQIHIACEKIMLVQRDFGDRSNRKHARLKYTIDDMGVEVYKSKVEDLLGYKFEEPRPFKIENNVDHFGWCKDELGYNHFTAFIENGRIEDTPELPQKTGLRKIAQYLQDNKKSGEFRLTGNQHILISNIKDEDLQDVRDLLAKYKLDNTEFSALRLSSAACVAFPTCGLAMAESERYLPKLITKLEEALEDYGLRHDSVVMRMTGCPNGCARPWVAEVALVGKAYGAYNLMLGGGHHGQRLNKIYRYSIKEDEILAILKDLFKRWSKERNDGEPFGDWCIRARIIQETTEGKYFHEGIPEDA, from the coding sequence ATGATGAGTTTGAGCAAGGAAGAGTCTATTGCTAGAACAGTGGACCTTGTTGATGGTGTGAGCTTTGTTACCCAACCAGCCAAGTCCGTTGAGTCACCATATGCAAAGTTAGTATACAATGCAAACATATTAATTAACTCAAATGATCCATATGCAATAGTGGAAAACTTTTTGTTGGATAGAGATAATCAAAGGAATGACAAAAGAGAAGATGGCATAGAAGAACCAGACCTTGATACTGTTACAGTGATCACAGACTCTGAAACTTTGTTGAGGAACTTGCCCTTTTTGTCTGCGTCGTCattcaagaacaacaaagtTGTTAACCATGTCgaaataaacaacaaagatttCACCGTTGTTACTAGTTTAAAAGATTtaaattttccaatattGATATCGCAAACCCCACGTGAGACTTACCAGTTTGCGAATTTGGCATACAATTTGTCCGAGAACTTGAATACTTCGGTTTTCCACTTTTACGTCTCCGAATCCTCATACAAATCCAATGAAACTATCAAAACTTCTGAAGGtgtatttttgaaaagtttgcAACAGTTGTCATTCGACAAGGTATTAGCCGAGTTTGATATTCATCCTTTTGAAGTGGTAAACAAAATccagaaacaaaaagacGCCATTCTTTACCTTGGCCAATTAGATGACGCCTTGTTGGAAGCTGCAAGTAAAGCAGGAGTTTTAGTGATTAACATCAAGGTCTACCAACCATTCTCCGTTTCTCGCTTGCTTAAACTCGTGCCTgcccaaattgaaactcTTACCCTTGTTCAGCAAGCTCATTCTAGTTTTTCACAATTTTCACCGTTGCTTCTTGACTTCTTTGCTGCTTATTCTGAGCATcaaacattgaaaaattttacGAAAATCGTGTCGGCTGCATTCGGTCCTGTCGTTGATTACACAAATGCTTTCACCAAAGTTGTATCAAACGTCCACTCAAATAAACCTTATCAGAACTTGTTTTACGGtgaattggaaagaagCAATGGTTCCAACAAGAGACATCAAGAATACGAAAAGGCTGTATCCGAAGCTCATAATTTGGAACAGGCGTATTTAaagattttgcaacaagtCAACGACACCAActtgaagattttgaatgaatacCAAGCTGATAACATTGGATTGGAAACTAACCCAGAATATGGTTTTGGGTCATTCTTGTACAATgaagaacaacaagaaaatttgGTTAGGTTGGTACAAGTTGCCTTGAAAGAGAACAAATTCAGAACCAAGGataacaacaaattgattgatttgttatCACAATGGTTAGTGCAAATACAAGAAAATGGCGAAGTTGAAAACAGGATACCATTGGAGGCTATTAACTTGTTAAAGACGGATGACTCTTCAACCTCTTCCAGAGAACTTCTTGCCCTATCATCTTACTTCACTACGAACAGTAATTGGCTTATCGGTTCAGATGCTTGGTCTTACGATTTGGGATCCTCGGGTGTTCATAGTGTCATTACTTCAGGTAAAAACATCAATATGTTGATCATCGACTCGGAGCCATACAAGGAAAAATCTTCAGACAAAACTGTCAATGGGTTTAGAAAGAAAGATGTGGGTTTGTATGCAATGAACCATGGAGATTGCTACGTTGCATCGGTAGCTGTTTACTCTTCCTACACCCAAGTATTACAAGCATTCATTGAAgctgaaaaattcaatggGCCATCAATAATTTTAGCATATTTGCCATACCATAAAGAGTCAGATGATACGTTGGCTGTATTACAAGAAACCAAGAAAGCTGTCGATACTGGTTATTGGCCATTGTACAGGTTCGACCCAAACGCAGCTAAAGAGACtgatgttttcaaattggactcttcaaatttgagAAAACAATTGCAGGACTTTTTAgataaagaaaacaaattaACTTTACTTGCTGCTAAGGACCCGTTGTTGTCTAGAAATTTGACAGCGAATGCCAACACTGAGGCCAAACTCAAACAAGCAAAAATTGCAGATGAATCTTATGCTATGTTATTGCAAGGATTATCTGGTCCGCCCTTGACAATTGCCTTTGCATCTGATGGTGGAAACGCAGAAGGCTTGGCAAAGAAAATTAATAGACAAGCCTTAGGAAGGGGATTGAAAGCAAGCGTGTTGGCCATGGatgaaatttcaatggaGGATTTGCCAAACGAAACAAACATTGTTTTTGTCACCTCCACTTCCGGTCAAGGTGAGTTCCCAGGAAACGGTAAACAATTCTGGGACGGCCTTAAGAACTCAAACGATTTGGATCTTTCAGGCGTTAGATTCTCTGTGTTTGGTTTAGGTGATTCAGAGTATTGGCCAAGAAAGGAGGATAAACATTATTACAACAAACCCGGTAAAGATTTACATGCCAAGCTCAAATTGTATGGTGGTGTTGAGTTGGCCGAGATTGGTTTAGGAGACGATCAAGATGCGGATGGATTTTCCACTGGTTTCAATGAATGGATTCCAAAGATTTGGGCTGCATTGGGTGTTGACAATGTAGAGGGTGTTGAAGAGCCCAAACCAATTACCAATGAAGATATGAAACTTGGTTCTGATTATCTCAGAGGTACTATTGCTGAAGGTTTGCAAGACGAATCAACTGGCTCAATTTGTGCCgttgatcaacaattgactAAATTCCATGGTATCTACATGCAAGATGATCGTGATGTAAGAGATGAGCGTAAAGCTCAAGGTCTTGAACCGGCTTACGCTTTTATGGTTCGTGTTAGATTACCAGGTGGTATTGCAAACCCTAAACAATACTTGAAGATGGACGAATTGGCTGATGAAAGAGGTAATGGTACTTTGAAACTAACAACGAGAGCCACTTTCCAACTTCATGGTGTAGTGAAGCACGACTTGAAACCAGCCATTAGAGGCATGAATGCCGCTTTGATGGACACATTAGCTGCTTGTGGTGACGTTAATAGAAATGTGATGGTATCAGCCTTGCCAGATAATGCCAAGGTTCATGGACAAGTGTCTGCAACTGGTACCTTGATTTCAAACCACTTGTTGCCAAACACAACTGCTTATCACGAGATTTGGTTGGAAGGTGAAATGCCTTCTGATAAATCGGGAGATAGAGAAGCTTGGGAAAATCGTAAAGAAGGACCTACCAAGAAGAAAACATTGGTTGCTGGTAACGTTTTGGCCGATGTTGAACCTTTGTATGGGGTAACTTACTTACCaagaaaattcaaaatcgTTATTACAGTTCCTCCATACAATGATGTGGATGTATACGCTCATGATATTGGTTtgattgcaattgttgaagacGATATTGTGACTGGTTATAATGTATTAGTTGGTGGCGGTATGGGTACCACccacaataacaaaaagacATATCCAAGAACAGGATCAATGTTTGGTTATATTCCAAGGGATCAGATTCATATTGCTTGTGAAAAGATTATGTTGGTTCAAAGAGATTTTGGTGACAGATCAAACAGAAAACATGCTAGATTGAAGTATACCATTGACGATATGGGCGTTGAAGTGTACAAATCCAAGGTTGAGGATTTGTTGGGATACAAGTTTGAAGAACCAAGGCCATTCAAGATCGAAAACAATGTTGATCATTTTGGATGGTGTAAGGATGAGTTGGGATACAACCATTTTACCGCTTTCATCGAAAACGGTAGAATCGAAGATACTCCTGAATTACCTCAAAAAACAGGTTTGCGTAAAATTGCTCAATACTTGCAAGATAACAAGAAATCAGGAGAATTTAGACTCACAGGTAATCAACATATACTCATATCCAACATCAAGGATGAGGACTTGCAAGATGTTAGAGACTTGTTGGCAAAATACAAATTGGACAATACCGAGTTCTCTGCGTTGAGATTGTCGTCAGCTGCTTGTGTTGCTTTCCCAACATGTGGTTTGGCCATGGCTGAATCAGAAAGATATTTGCCTAAATTGATCACCAAATTGGAGGAAGCTTTAGAAGATTATGGATTGAGACACGATTCTGTGGTTATGAGAATGACTGGTTGTCCAAATGGTTGTGCTAGACCATGGGTCGCAGAAGTTGCATTGGTTGGTAAAGCTTATGGTGCTTATAATTTGATGTTGGGTGGTGGACACCATGGACAAAGgttgaacaagatttaCAGATACTCAATCAAGGAGGATGAAATTTTagcaattttgaaagacTTGTTTAAGAGATGGAGCAAGGAAAGAAACGATGGAGAACCATTTGGTGATTGGTGTATTAGGGCGAGGATCATTCAAGAGACTACTGAAGGTAAGTACTTTCATGAAGGTATTCCTGAAGATGCATAG
- a CDS encoding Rpn10 19S regulatory particle of the 26S proteasome, with protein sequence MVLEATMICIDNSEYMRNGDYLTTRYDAQLTATEFIFQNKINSNPENTVGLLAYGGTGPQVLSTLTTDFGKILSGVHETKIYGENHFSNGIEVAALALKHRQNKVQHQRIIIFVGSPLKEDDKQLEKLAKKMKKNNVAVDIINFGEENVNTSKLEKFHSIVNNHDSSHLVTIPPGPRLLYEVVATSPILVEDGAFGGASGEQDFFGGGVAGAGDIIDPNMDPDLALALRLSLEEEKARQEREAAEKAKSEGEGSGKPEESKKEDGDTDNGGDQTVKMEESK encoded by the coding sequence ATGGTTCTCGAAGCTACAATGATCTGTATAGATAACTCCGAATATATGCGGAATGGAGATTATCTAACTACAAGATATGATGCACAATTGACTGCAACTGAATTTATTTTCCAGAACAAGATCAATTCCAATCCTGAAAACACCGTAGGGTTATTGGCCTATGGAGGCACAGGTCCACAGGTATTGAGTACGTTGACGACAGATTTTGGTAAGATATTATCAGGCGTACATGAGACCAAAATCTATGGAGAGAATCATTTCAGTAATGGAATTGAGGTGGCAGCATTGGCCTTAAAACATCGTCAAAATAAAGTACAACACCAAAGAATTATAATATTTGTTGGATCGCCTTTAAAAGAAGACGACAAACAGTTGGAAAAACTtgcaaagaaaatgaaaaagaacaatgtGGCAGTTGATATTATAAACTTTGGGGAAGAGAATGTAAATACCAGcaaattggagaaatttcATTCGATTGTAAACAATCACGATAGCTCACACTTGGTTACAATTCCACCAGGTCCAAGGTTGCTATATGAAGTTGTTGCTACCTCCCCAATTCTTGTAGAAGATGGAGCTTTTGGAGGTGCTAGTGGTGAACAAGACTTTTTTGGTGGAGGTGTTGCTGGAGCAGGGGACATTATTGACCCGAACATGGATCCAGATTTGGCCTTGGCATTGAGGTTGTCtttagaagaagaaaaggcCAGACAAGAGAGGGAAGCGGCTGAGAAGGCCAAGAGCGAAGGTGAGGGAAGTGGTAAACCAGAAGAGTCAAAGAAGGAAGACGGTGACACAGACAACGGCGGTGACCAGACTGTTAAGATGGAAGAATCTAAATAG